Sequence from the Qipengyuania pelagi genome:
GGCGATTTCGGGATCAAGTACAATATCGCCAATGGCGGCCCTGCCCCCGAAGCTGTGACCGACGCGATTTACGCCCGCACGAAGACGATCGACCGCTGGATGGCAGTTGATGCCGACGACATCGATCTCGACACGATCGGCTCGACCGCGATCGGGGACATGGCCGTCGAGATCATCGATCCGGTCGCCGATTATGCAAGCCTGATGGAAAGCCTGTTCGACTTCGCCGCCATTCGCGAGGCGGTCTCGAACGGGTTGACGATGGCGTTCGACGCGATGCACGCGGTGACCGGGCCCTACGCCACCGAAATCCTCGAAAACCGCCTCGGTCTCGCGAAAGGGACGGTGCGCAACGGCACTCCGCTGGACGATTTCGGCGGTCACCACCCTGATCCCAATCTCGTCCACGCCCACGACCTCTATCGGACGATGATGGCCGACGATGCGCCCGATTTCGGTGCGGCCAGCGATGGAGACGGTGACCGGAACCTGATCATCGGGCGCGGCATCTTCGTCACGCCATCCGATTCGCTCGCCATGCTGGCCGCCAACGCCCATCTCGCGCCGGGCTATGCGCGCGGATTGGCGGGGATCGCCCGTTCGATGCCGACGAGCGCCGCTGCCGACCGAGTCGCCGAAAGCCTGGGCATCCCCGCCTTCGAGACCCCGACGGGGTGGAAATTCTTCGGCTCGCTGCTCGACGCCGGCAAGGCCACGATCTGCGGCGAGGAAAGCGCCGGGACGGGTAGCGACCATGTCCGCGAGAAAGACGGTCTGTGGGCCGTCCTCCTGTGGCTCAACATCCTCGCCGCGACCGGCAAGAGCGTCGCCGAGATCGCGCAGGTGCATTGGGCGAAATACGGACGCAATTACTATGCGCGCCACGATTACGAAGGCC
This genomic interval carries:
- a CDS encoding alpha-D-glucose phosphate-specific phosphoglucomutase, whose protein sequence is MITSHPSRPFDGQKPGTSGLRKKVPEFAQPGYAENFIQAIFDTVERPDASTIVIGGDGRFHNRTVIQAALRIAAANGYRRALVGKGGILSTPAASHIIRKYGASGGLILSASHNPGGPDGDFGIKYNIANGGPAPEAVTDAIYARTKTIDRWMAVDADDIDLDTIGSTAIGDMAVEIIDPVADYASLMESLFDFAAIREAVSNGLTMAFDAMHAVTGPYATEILENRLGLAKGTVRNGTPLDDFGGHHPDPNLVHAHDLYRTMMADDAPDFGAASDGDGDRNLIIGRGIFVTPSDSLAMLAANAHLAPGYARGLAGIARSMPTSAAADRVAESLGIPAFETPTGWKFFGSLLDAGKATICGEESAGTGSDHVREKDGLWAVLLWLNILAATGKSVAEIAQVHWAKYGRNYYARHDYEGLDTEIAHGMMRDLERSLPDLPARRFGTLAISGADQFDYTDPVDNSVSRNQGIRIFFEDGARIVFRLSGTGTDGATLRIYLERYEPPAGDLDAEVSPMLAELAKVAGTLTDLETRTGRTRPDVIT